From Magnolia sinica isolate HGM2019 chromosome 13, MsV1, whole genome shotgun sequence, one genomic window encodes:
- the LOC131224012 gene encoding arabinogalactan protein 23-like, with translation MDMRKISCAVIIAAASATAVLAAEENLAPAPGPAMHSGSAMVAPTLGLVGASILSFFAFYMQ, from the coding sequence atggacatgagaaAGATCTCCTGCGCTGTCATCATCGCTGCTGCCTCAGCTACCGCAGTCCTTGCTGCCGAGGAGAATTTGGCCCCTGCGCCCGGGCCTGCCATGCACAGCGGGTCCGCCATGGTCGCACCTACCCTCGGGCTGGTCGGGGCCTCGATCCTGTCCTTCTTCGCCTTTTACATGCAGTAG